One genomic region from Spirulina subsalsa PCC 9445 encodes:
- a CDS encoding response regulator, whose protein sequence is MRLLLVEDDEIQAEAIHQALRQQGYVVDLAVDGETGWDFVQAFTYDLILLDISLPKLDGISLCRRIRQQNLTVPILLLTARNDSQDKVQGLDAGADDYVVKPCTSPELFARLRALLRRRSVAGALLLEWGDLCLDPSSHNVTYQDEFLSLSPKEYGLLELFLRNPKRVLTHSTILEHLWSFDDPPTEATIRAHMKRLRRKLKNVGIEEIIQTIYGVGYRLLPSPDTPSSVNQSSYSFRPPPDDKSPSTALTQLWEKSQGQIQERLGILEEVLKSVLQGKMLEEKRAQGQLTAHKLAGSLGIFGKQTAYQLAQEMEEYFITLKNPELAKNQREDRINGLRILFQQLQEELGFAVAEKVNPLSPLLRIPEQKTWRILVVDDDGELVQKLQQESLHWQIKIEGALTIEEARHLMEQKLPDLVLLDLVFPENPDEGLIFLQELRLQFPDLPILAFSVRDGLSDRVAVAERGTAFLSKASSPEEVYESILGILQASHSIAPRVLVVDDDPVFLASLEPLLWGWGLQFTPLVDSRRFWEVLESTAPDLLILDLEMPHFDGLQLCQVVRQDRRWQGLPILFVTVRQDPQVIQRIYQSGADDYLAKPFTEGELATRIFNRLERCQLLNSLSDTDLLTGLTNRRCATQYLKRYLRLCQRHDQSLCLILFDVDRLEQINQSYGYKMGDRILQQLGNLLQQHFRLEDIIARWEGDEFLIGIYAMSKIDGLKRVTHLLSRLETEHFTGMGKTEMKITVSAGLAVYPDDGEDVASLYAIARDALHQAGNQGGGIVRAL, encoded by the coding sequence ATGAGATTACTTCTAGTAGAAGACGACGAAATTCAAGCCGAGGCTATTCACCAAGCCCTGAGACAACAAGGTTATGTGGTGGATTTAGCGGTGGATGGAGAAACCGGATGGGACTTTGTACAGGCTTTTACCTATGATTTAATCTTATTAGATATTAGTTTGCCCAAACTGGATGGAATTAGTCTTTGTCGGCGCATTCGTCAGCAAAATTTAACAGTTCCTATTCTGCTTTTAACCGCCCGGAATGATAGTCAAGATAAAGTTCAAGGTTTAGATGCTGGGGCTGATGATTATGTGGTCAAACCTTGCACCTCCCCAGAACTTTTTGCCCGTTTACGCGCACTACTCCGGCGGCGTAGTGTGGCGGGAGCGTTACTCTTAGAATGGGGGGATTTATGCCTGGATCCCAGTTCCCATAATGTTACTTATCAGGATGAATTTTTATCCCTTTCTCCCAAAGAGTATGGACTATTAGAATTATTTTTGCGTAACCCTAAACGGGTGCTAACCCATAGCACGATTTTAGAGCATTTATGGTCTTTTGATGACCCCCCCACTGAGGCCACAATTCGCGCCCACATGAAACGGCTACGACGCAAATTGAAAAATGTGGGGATTGAGGAGATTATTCAAACGATTTATGGGGTAGGATATCGTCTCCTGCCTTCCCCAGACACTCCCTCTAGTGTCAATCAATCCAGTTACTCTTTTCGCCCTCCCCCAGACGATAAAAGCCCATCAACGGCTTTAACTCAATTGTGGGAAAAATCCCAAGGCCAAATTCAAGAACGTCTGGGCATATTAGAAGAAGTGTTAAAGTCAGTGCTTCAAGGAAAGATGTTAGAAGAGAAACGCGCTCAAGGTCAACTCACTGCCCATAAATTAGCCGGTTCTTTAGGGATTTTTGGCAAGCAGACAGCCTATCAACTGGCTCAAGAGATGGAAGAGTATTTCATAACCTTGAAAAACCCAGAATTAGCTAAAAATCAGAGGGAAGATCGGATCAATGGTTTAAGGATTTTATTTCAACAATTACAAGAGGAATTAGGCTTTGCCGTGGCGGAAAAGGTTAATCCACTTTCCCCATTATTGAGGATTCCGGAGCAAAAAACTTGGCGGATTTTGGTGGTGGATGATGATGGGGAGTTAGTGCAAAAATTGCAACAAGAGTCTTTGCATTGGCAGATCAAGATTGAAGGGGCTTTAACCATTGAAGAAGCCCGCCATTTGATGGAGCAAAAACTGCCCGATTTGGTGTTATTAGATTTAGTGTTTCCTGAAAATCCCGATGAGGGGTTGATCTTTTTGCAAGAATTGCGCTTACAGTTTCCAGATTTGCCGATTTTGGCGTTTTCGGTGCGGGATGGATTGAGCGATCGCGTGGCTGTGGCGGAAAGGGGTACCGCTTTCCTCTCTAAAGCCTCTTCCCCCGAAGAAGTTTATGAGTCTATTCTGGGCATTTTACAGGCTTCTCATTCCATTGCCCCAAGGGTGTTGGTGGTGGATGATGATCCAGTGTTTTTAGCCTCCCTAGAGCCATTATTATGGGGCTGGGGGCTACAATTTACGCCTCTTGTGGACTCCCGACGCTTCTGGGAGGTGTTGGAGTCTACGGCTCCGGATCTGTTGATTTTGGATCTGGAAATGCCCCATTTTGATGGGTTACAGTTATGTCAGGTGGTGCGACAAGATCGGCGCTGGCAAGGATTGCCGATTTTGTTTGTCACGGTACGTCAAGATCCCCAAGTGATTCAACGCATTTATCAAAGTGGGGCGGATGATTATTTAGCGAAACCCTTTACAGAAGGGGAGTTAGCTACTCGGATTTTTAACCGTTTAGAACGCTGTCAGTTGTTAAATAGTCTGTCGGATACGGATTTGTTAACGGGATTAACCAATCGTCGCTGTGCGACCCAGTATTTAAAGCGCTATCTTCGGTTATGTCAACGTCATGATCAAAGTTTGTGTCTGATTTTGTTTGATGTGGATCGTTTGGAACAGATTAATCAGTCCTATGGTTACAAGATGGGCGATCGCATTTTGCAACAGTTGGGCAATCTATTGCAGCAACATTTCCGCTTAGAGGATATTATTGCCCGTTGGGAGGGGGATGAGTTTCTGATTGGGATTTATGCGATGTCTAAGATCGATGGCCTCAAGCGGGTGACTCATTTATTGTCTCGTTTGGAAACCGAACACTTCACGGGGATGGGTAAAACGGAAATGAAGATTACAGTAAGTGCTGGATTAGCCGTCTATCCTGATGATGGGGAGGATGTGGCGAGTTTATATGCGATCGCCCGTGATGCTCTCCATCAAGCCGGCAACCAAGGCGGGGGAATCGTTCGCGCCCTTTAA
- a CDS encoding response regulator: MTGNTDPSKGKILVVDDLPENLRLLAEVLSQQGYEVRLAPDGKFALASISRFHPDLILLDINMPQMDGYEVCRYLKSQPQTVDIPVIFLSAYQEVLDKQKAFAVGGVDYISKPFQVEEVLLRVENHLKLQRLHQEVIAQREELKAKNEDLQREILERRNAEELAHSALNAKNQFLAQVNHELRTPLSVILGFARIMRHYSSHTAEEEKWLDTIIRNGEHLLALINDVLDLAKIEAGRVTLEDNEVTISVLLNDLRSAFLLPSQEKGLEFEVDCASAVPKVIYTDEVKLRQVLINLLSNAVKFTEQGKVRLAVTAVYERADHSPNALRFAVEDSGEGIAPEEISKLFEAFAQTRAGRKSSSKGTGLGLVISQNFVRLLGGKIEVESRHQQGSCFHFNLPLKAPSLQARPKPSSGELTRPIVSLCSDSQPCRVLIVDDYPDNRAFLEKRLTSLGFEVEEARDGYEAIAQWRAWHPHLILMDLLMPNCDGYEATRQIRQQEEASPTVIFALTTDISPASRDLTQQVGCNDILYKPIDEDQLFTKIAQALQLSYIYASPSPDGVKSKLPSYPLLVAEDLKIMPAEWIVQVHCAARALDVEQIRTLITEIPASAESLSTRLECLLENFELDTLCQLTHQE; the protein is encoded by the coding sequence ATGACCGGGAATACTGACCCCTCGAAAGGGAAAATTTTAGTGGTGGATGATTTGCCAGAAAATCTTCGTTTACTGGCAGAAGTTCTCAGTCAGCAGGGCTATGAAGTGCGTTTAGCCCCCGATGGAAAATTTGCCCTGGCCAGTATTTCCCGCTTTCACCCCGACTTAATCCTCCTTGATATTAATATGCCCCAGATGGACGGCTATGAGGTCTGTCGCTATTTGAAATCTCAACCCCAAACCGTTGATATTCCGGTGATTTTCCTCAGCGCCTATCAGGAAGTTCTCGACAAACAAAAAGCCTTTGCCGTGGGGGGAGTAGACTACATCAGCAAACCGTTTCAAGTGGAGGAAGTGCTGCTGCGCGTTGAAAATCATCTGAAATTACAACGTTTGCATCAAGAAGTCATCGCCCAACGGGAAGAACTCAAAGCCAAAAATGAAGACCTACAACGGGAAATTCTGGAACGACGCAACGCCGAAGAACTCGCCCACAGCGCCTTAAATGCCAAAAATCAGTTTTTAGCCCAAGTGAACCACGAACTCCGCACCCCTCTTTCTGTTATCCTTGGGTTTGCCCGCATTATGCGCCATTATTCCTCCCACACCGCCGAGGAGGAAAAATGGCTCGATACCATCATCCGCAATGGGGAACACTTGCTGGCACTCATTAACGATGTCTTAGACCTCGCCAAAATTGAGGCCGGGCGAGTCACCCTCGAAGACAACGAAGTGACCATTTCGGTGTTACTCAATGATTTAAGAAGTGCGTTTTTACTCCCTAGCCAAGAAAAGGGGCTAGAATTTGAGGTGGATTGCGCCTCGGCAGTCCCCAAGGTGATTTACACGGATGAGGTGAAACTGCGTCAAGTGTTGATTAATTTGCTCAGTAATGCGGTCAAATTCACGGAGCAGGGGAAAGTCCGTCTAGCCGTCACGGCGGTTTACGAGAGGGCCGATCACTCTCCTAATGCCCTACGCTTTGCTGTGGAAGATAGCGGCGAGGGCATTGCACCCGAAGAAATTAGTAAACTGTTTGAAGCCTTCGCTCAAACCCGTGCTGGGCGTAAATCAAGCAGTAAAGGCACTGGATTAGGTCTAGTGATTAGTCAGAATTTTGTCCGGTTACTGGGGGGGAAAATTGAAGTGGAATCCCGCCATCAACAGGGTAGTTGTTTCCACTTTAACCTACCCTTGAAAGCCCCCAGTCTTCAAGCGCGACCTAAACCCTCTTCGGGTGAACTCACCCGTCCGATTGTGAGTTTATGCTCGGACAGTCAACCTTGCCGGGTGTTGATTGTGGATGATTACCCGGATAATCGCGCCTTTTTAGAGAAACGTCTGACCAGCTTGGGGTTTGAGGTGGAAGAGGCACGGGATGGTTATGAGGCGATCGCACAATGGCGCGCTTGGCACCCTCACTTAATCCTCATGGACTTACTGATGCCTAATTGTGACGGTTACGAAGCCACCCGACAAATCCGCCAACAGGAGGAGGCCTCCCCTACCGTCATTTTTGCCCTCACCACGGATATTTCCCCGGCCAGTCGTGACTTGACCCAACAAGTAGGTTGTAATGACATCCTCTACAAACCCATTGATGAGGATCAGTTGTTCACAAAAATTGCACAAGCACTACAACTTTCTTATATTTACGCTTCCCCCTCTCCAGACGGGGTAAAATCAAAACTCCCATCTTATCCCCTGTTAGTGGCCGAAGATTTAAAAATCATGCCCGCCGAGTGGATTGTTCAAGTCCATTGTGCCGCCCGGGCTCTTGATGTGGAACAAATTCGCACCCTAATCACCGAAATTCCAGCCAGTGCAGAATCCCTCAGTACCAGACTGGAATGTCTTCTAGAGAATTTTGAGTTAGACACTTTATGTCAATTGACCCATCAAGAGTGA
- a CDS encoding HD domain-containing protein: MADLSERFEQALVYATRLHQNQRRKVGKVPYIAHLMAVSALVLEAGGSEEEAIAALLHDAIEDQGGEPTRQDILKRFGPTVAAIVEGCTEFQNLPKPPWQARKIQYLKQIQAGSPSVQLVSLADKLHNGRSLLWSLRQQGSSIWSHFAGGRELSLWFYQSLLTVYTHHKETVLWRELAQVVAELEQF, from the coding sequence ATGGCAGATTTAAGCGAACGTTTTGAGCAGGCGCTAGTTTATGCGACTCGTCTCCACCAAAACCAGAGGCGTAAGGTGGGGAAAGTGCCTTATATAGCCCATTTAATGGCGGTGAGTGCCTTGGTTTTGGAAGCAGGGGGAAGTGAGGAAGAGGCGATCGCCGCATTACTCCATGATGCCATTGAAGACCAAGGCGGAGAACCCACCCGCCAAGACATCTTAAAGCGTTTTGGTCCCACGGTCGCCGCCATCGTCGAAGGTTGTACAGAATTCCAGAATCTGCCGAAACCCCCTTGGCAAGCGCGCAAAATCCAGTATTTAAAACAAATTCAAGCCGGGAGTCCCTCGGTGCAGTTAGTCTCTTTAGCCGATAAACTCCATAATGGGCGCTCGTTGCTTTGGTCTTTACGTCAACAAGGCTCAAGCATTTGGAGTCATTTTGCCGGGGGGCGGGAGTTAAGTCTCTGGTTTTATCAATCCCTATTAACGGTTTACACCCATCACAAAGAAACCGTTTTATGGCGAGAATTGGCTCAAGTGGTTGCGGAATTAGAGCAGTTTTAA
- a CDS encoding TRAP transporter large permease, with protein sequence MGYDWLGPAMFAGALLFLSLGYPVAFSLGGVAILFGLVGVALDIFNPLFLTALPQRIFNIMANYTLLAIPYFVFLGAMLEKTGLAENLLETMGILFGRLRGGLALAVVFVGALLAASTGVVAATVVAMGLISLPVMLRYGYDKQLATGVIVASGTLGQIIPPSLVLVVLGDQLGISVGDLFIGAFIPGLLMAGVFALHVLIVAFLRPDVAPALPESVRNIGRGELARRVVSVMIPPLLLIGLVLGSIFFGIATPTEAGAVGSLGAILLAALKGRLTGSALAEVSDSTLRISSMVIFILFGSTAFSLVFRGLHGDRFMFDLLTNLPGGTLGFLLVNMVVIFLLGFFIDFFEIAFIIIPIFAPVAQALGLDMLWYGVILGANLQTSFLTPPFGFALFFLRGVAPPEITTEDIYRGAVPFIILQVLVLVVLILFPPLVTFLPSLG encoded by the coding sequence ATGGGCTATGACTGGTTAGGCCCAGCTATGTTTGCCGGGGCCTTACTCTTTCTGTCCTTGGGCTATCCCGTCGCCTTTTCCTTGGGGGGAGTCGCCATTCTCTTTGGTTTAGTGGGAGTTGCCCTAGATATCTTTAATCCTCTCTTTCTCACCGCCTTACCCCAACGCATCTTTAACATTATGGCCAACTACACCCTCCTGGCCATCCCCTACTTCGTCTTTTTAGGGGCGATGTTAGAAAAAACTGGGCTAGCGGAAAACCTACTGGAAACCATGGGAATTCTCTTCGGACGACTGCGGGGAGGACTCGCCTTAGCGGTGGTTTTCGTGGGCGCTCTCCTGGCCGCTTCTACGGGGGTAGTGGCCGCTACTGTAGTCGCGATGGGCTTAATTTCCCTCCCCGTCATGTTGCGTTATGGGTATGACAAACAATTGGCAACAGGGGTTATTGTTGCCTCGGGGACTTTAGGGCAAATTATCCCCCCCAGTTTAGTGTTAGTGGTCTTAGGGGATCAATTGGGGATTTCCGTGGGGGATTTATTCATTGGAGCCTTTATTCCCGGCCTCCTGATGGCTGGGGTGTTTGCTCTTCATGTGTTGATCGTTGCCTTTTTGCGTCCCGATGTCGCCCCTGCCCTACCGGAGTCAGTGCGCAATATTGGTCGGGGAGAATTAGCCCGTCGGGTGGTGAGTGTGATGATTCCTCCTTTGTTGTTGATTGGCTTAGTGTTGGGGAGTATTTTCTTCGGCATTGCTACCCCCACGGAAGCGGGGGCGGTGGGGTCTTTAGGGGCGATCCTTTTGGCCGCCCTGAAGGGGAGATTAACTGGGTCTGCTTTGGCCGAGGTGAGTGATTCGACCCTCCGGATTAGTAGCATGGTGATCTTTATCTTGTTTGGGTCTACGGCCTTTAGTTTGGTTTTTCGGGGGTTACACGGCGATCGCTTTATGTTTGATCTCCTCACCAACTTACCCGGTGGAACCCTTGGGTTTTTGCTGGTGAATATGGTCGTGATCTTTCTGTTGGGCTTCTTTATCGACTTTTTTGAGATTGCCTTCATTATCATCCCCATTTTCGCCCCCGTCGCCCAGGCGTTAGGGTTAGATATGCTTTGGTATGGGGTTATTTTGGGCGCAAACTTACAAACGTCTTTTTTGACCCCGCCCTTTGGTTTTGCCCTGTTTTTCCTGCGTGGCGTAGCCCCTCCTGAAATCACCACAGAGGACATTTATCGGGGAGCAGTTCCTTTTATTATCTTGCAGGTTTTGGTTTTGGTTGTGTTGATTCTCTTTCCCCCTTTGGTGACATTTTTACCGTCTTTGGGGTAG
- a CDS encoding TRAP transporter small permease subunit: protein MDVWLTIARWIDRLNEGIGRLSTGLVLILVGVGVWNVLARYLGQYIQQNLASNALIEIQWYLFALIFFLGAAYTLKHNGHVRVDIFYKNWDRRKQAIANLIGITCFLLPFCCLVLYFSWQTILQSWLIREMSPDPGGLPRYPIKSMVLVSFSLLILQGLSEGIKNFDRLKNHPPSPTDLRSEEENHGL, encoded by the coding sequence ATGGACGTGTGGTTAACCATAGCGCGCTGGATTGATCGACTGAATGAGGGGATTGGTCGCCTCAGCACAGGATTAGTTTTAATTTTAGTGGGCGTTGGGGTTTGGAACGTGTTGGCGCGCTATCTGGGTCAATATATTCAGCAAAATCTCGCCTCTAACGCCTTGATTGAGATTCAATGGTATCTCTTCGCCCTGATTTTCTTTTTGGGGGCGGCCTATACCCTGAAGCATAACGGCCATGTGCGGGTGGATATTTTTTATAAAAATTGGGACAGACGGAAACAGGCGATCGCCAACTTAATCGGCATCACCTGTTTTCTACTCCCCTTCTGCTGTCTCGTCCTCTACTTTTCTTGGCAAACCATCCTTCAATCTTGGCTCATCCGGGAAATGTCCCCAGATCCCGGCGGATTGCCCCGCTACCCCATAAAATCTATGGTACTGGTCAGTTTTAGTCTACTCATCCTCCAAGGTCTCTCCGAAGGCATCAAAAACTTCGACCGCTTAAAAAACCATCCCCCCTCCCCCACAGATTTACGCTCCGAGGAGGAAAATCATGGGCTATGA
- a CDS encoding TRAP transporter substrate-binding protein, whose translation MKRRQFVQSSAIAGTTAAALVACQTNPSRSPSTDSPSLPQLQWRMATSWPQSLDTIYGSAEAFCQKISDMTGGRFRITPFAAGEIVGGLEVLDAVQSGAVECGHTAAYYYIGKSAALAFGTTVPFGLNAQQHNAWLYSGGGLEAMRKIYANFNIINFPAGNTGAQMGGWFKREVNTLTDLQGLKMRIPGLGGKVMERLGVNAQVLPGGEIFLALDRGTIDAAEWVGPYDDEKLGLHNAAQYYYYPSWWEPGAALEVQVNKTAWEGLPPEYQTIVQAASYQVNLEMLARYDRLNQEALQRLLAGGTQLRRFSPEIMAAAQGVAFEIYAETANQDTTFKEVYEPWREFRDKILQWHKINELSLTNFVAETL comes from the coding sequence ATGAAGCGTAGACAGTTTGTTCAGAGTAGTGCGATCGCCGGAACCACAGCCGCCGCCCTCGTTGCTTGTCAAACCAACCCCTCGCGCTCCCCCTCCACCGACTCCCCAAGTCTCCCCCAATTACAATGGCGCATGGCCACCAGTTGGCCTCAATCCTTAGACACCATCTACGGCAGCGCCGAGGCCTTTTGTCAAAAAATTAGCGACATGACCGGAGGTCGCTTTAGAATCACCCCCTTTGCGGCAGGGGAAATCGTCGGGGGGTTAGAAGTCCTTGATGCCGTCCAAAGTGGAGCCGTAGAATGTGGTCACACCGCCGCCTATTATTACATCGGCAAAAGTGCCGCCCTGGCCTTCGGGACAACCGTCCCCTTTGGCCTCAATGCCCAACAACATAACGCTTGGCTCTATAGTGGTGGCGGTTTAGAAGCCATGAGGAAAATTTACGCCAACTTCAACATCATCAACTTTCCGGCCGGGAATACCGGGGCGCAGATGGGGGGCTGGTTTAAACGGGAAGTGAATACCCTCACCGATTTACAGGGCTTAAAAATGCGCATTCCGGGCTTAGGGGGGAAAGTGATGGAACGCTTAGGGGTCAACGCCCAAGTTTTGCCGGGGGGGGAAATTTTCCTCGCCCTAGACCGGGGAACCATTGATGCGGCCGAATGGGTCGGCCCCTATGATGACGAAAAATTAGGTCTGCACAATGCCGCCCAATACTACTACTATCCCAGTTGGTGGGAACCTGGAGCCGCCTTAGAAGTACAGGTGAATAAAACCGCTTGGGAGGGATTGCCCCCAGAGTATCAAACCATTGTTCAGGCCGCCAGTTATCAGGTCAATCTGGAGATGTTAGCCCGCTATGACCGTTTAAATCAAGAAGCGTTACAGCGCTTACTCGCTGGAGGGACTCAATTACGGCGTTTTTCCCCAGAAATTATGGCAGCTGCCCAAGGGGTAGCCTTTGAGATTTACGCCGAAACCGCCAACCAAGATACCACGTTTAAAGAAGTGTATGAACCGTGGCGAGAGTTCCGGGATAAAATCCTACAGTGGCACAAAATCAATGAGTTGAGTTTAACCAATTTTGTGGCGGAAACCTTGTAA